The Gossypium hirsutum isolate 1008001.06 chromosome A13, Gossypium_hirsutum_v2.1, whole genome shotgun sequence nucleotide sequence CCTTTctcttactttttctttttcttttttttcttttcctcggtgCTTCTTGTTGGATAGATAGAATAAGAAattaaggaagaaaaaaaaaagcaaaacaaagtttcaatatttaattttatcaacAAGGTTACTCTTTTGGTCttgtcttttctcttttttttcttttatctggGTTTCTCGCCTTATTTTATAgcttttaatctaaaatatatatttttaaaatggggtatttttattttgttaaattatgtTTTGATCCTTCTAcaatattaaatttgatatttagtctctaaattttaatttgataagaaaagataaaaagaaaaatttatatatagaattactaaacaaaaacgaaaaataataaaattttcatttattttagaacaaaaaagttcaaaaattttaacaccTATTCAACATAAAATCAAGTTGCAATTGTAAAAGTAGAAAAATCGTGAAATTAAAGTATGTCAATTTTAAGTATAATAAAGGGATCAAAATTACAATTTGAcgcttttttaatttaatattacccTTTTATGAAGCAAAAGGCAAAGACCGAGTAAAGTGGACCTTTTGGGATGCTTAATTTGGGAATCCAACATTGTAAACAGATGTATTTGGTTTATGCCTTTTTATTACATTTAGGGATAAACTAGAAGTGTGACTGTCTAGATACAATGTGCAAGCTGTCATGTAATAATGAAAGAACAAACCAACCATTTTTTGCCACGTAGGCAATAAGTCAAAATTCACGATTCTAGCAAACCACATGCTCCCTGGCCCATGGTTTTAATTATTGCAATTTATTGTGTTTCCACTTTCCACTCTTTCACACACAATTTAATTAGTAAGGTGGAcaagtaaaaaattattttagggcgaaaataaattttaatttttatgatattaaaaatataatttttaaaaaattaaattaaaattttattatttttataaaattaaagtataattttttaaatttaaaattttaaagaattaaaataaaaaaaaattattttagagaaATGGAGACTTGTGCCAACTCCTAAATTCACCCCTAATCATAAGGTTGATGTCCTTGCttaactttttttctttaaaatatttcaaaattctagttttcttttcattagaagtaataattgattaagtaaattacattaataatcatccaattataaataatttttatttttatcacttaattataaaaaaattatttgattagtaacattttgaaaaataattttttttcacctCGGATGTTAAATTCCAACGGAGGCACTCTTTCATTGGTTTAATAACAAAGTTAGTCCCTCAAATCACCACTCATAACCATGGCACCCCTTCCCCACGCGGCGAAGACGTCTACATGGCCAAACTCACTGAGCAAGTCGAGCGCTATGAGGAGATGGTCAAGTTCATAGAGAATGCCGCCTCTGCCATCTCCCACCCCGACGAACTCTCCATCAAGGAACACAACCTCCTCTGTCGCATACAAGAACGTCACCATGCGTCCGTTGCGCCTCATGGAAGATCGTCTCCTCCATCGAGCAGAAAGAGGAAGGTCATGGCAATGCCAACCACGATGTTGTGATCCTCCAGTACATATTCAAGATCGAGGCCGAGTTGTCGGAAGTATGCACTGGAATTTTGAAGCTCCTTGATAAGAACATTGTTCCAACTACTGGAAACAGGGATACTAAGGTTGTTTTATGAAAATGAAGAGAGATTACCATAGGTACTTGGGTGAGTTTAAGATTGGTGATGACAAGAAAGCCGTTGCCGAGAATACCCTAACTGGGCATAAATCTAATGGAACTTTGATGTTTCAAGAACTTTGATGTTTCAAAAACTTTTGGCTAGCTTGTTTACATTTTTCATACAAACACTCAATAGATTGCAAATTTTAGATATTGAAATTACATTCAATTTCTTGGTCTTCATTGTCACCATTCACCAAACCACAATAACTACTATTTTAGTTTTAAGAACAACTACAAGCTTCTTTCAACTTCTTGAAAGATTTAGGAGATCAACAATGATTGTGATGGCGGCTATGGTTTGGTTAAAATGTTCGTGGAAAATTTTGCCAAGAAATTTTGCtcaatattttaattgttaaaatataaatatttataaatatttgttaaatttttacatgttttaatattttataaaagtttagggttaaattgataaaaatatatatataaaagctgaggactaattttattattaaagaaatgaatttcgatgataaaaaaattcaaaacattattttttatagttaatagactaaaacaaaaatttatctaTAATTGGATGATTACtggtttaattttggttttagttATACTTGTAATGAATTAATgtacttaatttttttcataatttaatatattatcaacAAGTGTCACTACATAAAATAAATTGTAGCCTATTAATTGTGTATTCACTTTTCTAAAAATTGTTTGGATTCGCATTACATCTCCCAGGTGTTGGTACTTCTCTTGTAAGGTACTTATACTTCTCTAGAGGTACCCTCTGGTTCTATCTTTGTTTGAGTCTCAAATAACTCTTATTATTCCTCAACcatttctaaataattttaaattgtttctaAAGCTCTAAATTGTAGTAAACTTTCTATGCttttataaaaacattttaagatttgaaattttaaataactttgGATTTTGATAATTATGTGCTTTGATAGTACTTTTCATCAAGTGAAAGGTATTATTACAAATTGAGTTATTAACAAATTagactaaaaataaaacaactaaatcTTCAAATGACCTAaataaggttcaaatgggctgaTATTCAAAAAAGTGTGCGTATAGACCATTTATCTCTCAACGTGAATCATTCAAACTTCTTAAAGTAAATCCAAATAGGTTCCAAATCCAAAGTATGTGTTTGTAGGCTTTTTGAAATGCCAAATCAAAGTCATGACATGACTTGAGCTTTTGATAGCTTTGGAGTTCTCTTATCAAAGCTTCTTGGACTAACATGTTAAATTTTGCCTTAAGATGTTAGGACTTAAAATAAGTAATTGGGCTTTAAAGGAAGTTAAATTAATCATCTTTATGGGTTTGAGTTTGAGCTTTAAATCTATAATCCCTTGAAttcttaaattgaaaaataaaatgtatttaaatttgcGTGCTTTTAATTATTACAAAAATGATGATTTATtagataaacaaataaatttcattaaaaactaAAACATGCCTCTAAAAAGTTACTTATATCAATCCATCTTATATtatggattaaattttaaaaagtaaatcaCACCATAGGTCACTATAAAATAATGTTGTTTTTATTGTAGtcgttctaattttttttatcactttactcattctaattaagataattgctTGAATTGATCactatcattaaaaattatattaatccacTAACAGATTAttaacattacattttttttactttttactaaAACTAACGGCCTTTCTATATAattagttaaaaaatacttttttgagTTTATTTGCAATATAAAAACAACTAATTTTCATTATTGTCTAACATCCAACGTAAGAATTACTAATCCTTATTACCGTACATCTTTATTTCTCCCATCTATTGTGGTAATGAAGATTGATGTTTGTTATTTCATCCTAACTTTTTATGTGTAGAGAAGATGATGTTTGTAAACAATTTTAATTTatggaagagaaaaaaaagcctTCTTTTCTGCAGCAGAAGAGGTTCAAGAATTTTTCAGATTCTAGTTAAGTATACTCagattattaaattgaattagattaaatttgaataataatttaCAGATTTTCACAACATACATACTAAGGGATATTATATTGTGACTTCTAATCATTGATTTTGATTTGTTTGTGTTAATCTTTTGCTCCTAATACAAAGTGGCTGAGGGTTTCAAATTCAAGCTAAGGtgcattctattttttttatttaattaataattaatttaattttttaatgtaaaaataaatattttattatttaaaataataaaaataactttttaaaaaatatatgtatatataaaacttactgattattttttattaacttaaaaaattattttataaaataaatgttaagaatttttttaaaaaaatttatcaaaaaattccaaaaatcataaaataaaaataaatctagaagaattaaatccaaaattaatatgaaaaattaataatCCAATCATGGAtggttcaaaaataaataaaaagaaaattgaaaagtcaGCTTATTGGTAAAAAATCTCTTTAACAAAGTAAgttaattgttattaattttaaaaataagtaattaaaacaattaattacaatgttaatattttttattaattgtatatgatcttaattggtataataataaatttagctattaaaatttatacattctATTAACTTGatcctaatttaacaaatttatcccataatgtgtaaatattgaggttaaatttgttgaatgttttttaattaagttcaaaatgataaaatatataaatattaaaggttaaatttatcatttgacaatcaaaattatgtacgaTTAACGAAAGACTTTAACATTTCTGATTGATGGGAgtatattatttgaatatttttaatagaGATTAATTTGCTCAaattaaaaatgaagaaaaaaaggaaaaaaaaactgaTAGTAGTAGATGTTACTCAACTGAACTATCTTTTCAGTTTTCAGAAATATAAGGATtgaaattaatttctcaattttcgtATTAATCAACGCTTAAAATGAATGATCCATAGTAGCATTaaacaaatctaaaattaaaaGGACCTCCAAGAAAATGGGAGAACTTTCTGCCATTGTGTACATGACCTTGGCTCTGCTAATCCTTTTCATCATCTCTTATTCCCCTAAGAAACACCCTGCCAACAACCGCCGCCGCCTCGTCAAGCTCCGCTCTTCCTTCAGCTTCAGCAATCCCGCCCGTCACGAGCCTGTCGCTTTTGATCCACTCGTCGCCAAGATCGAGCGCCTCCGTGAAGACAAACAGTGGGAGAAGCAGTACGTGGAGCATTTCCGCCCCGACTATTTACAATACCCCGAACCCGCTGAAGAATCGCAGCCTGAGACCGAAGATTACTTGAATGACGAGGACAAGTTCAATGTTACCAATAGGTTGGtggtattacattcacatagacAGCCTGGTTGAATTTGTATCGGATAAATTCAAATTGGATCAATCTCGAGTTTATAATATTCCGATCATTTAGTCAAATTTGAAATTGGATCATTTCGGTGTGTTCCGATAATTTATGTTTGAGACTTAGTTGTTTAGGATTTTTCGTTTTTAGGTTATCTGACTTTAAATTCAGGTTGAGTTGTTTTAGGTAGGTTGATATCAGTTCggttgttattttttaaaataagtttttaacTTTCTATCATAATTTGGTTtgatttttgatattttgaaaatctCCTATTAATTCGATTTGGTTAACCACGATTTTTAAATCCGTATTTTATAAACCCTCCAAACAAGTCGGATTGGATcggtttttaatttttgggtttttcttgcTTAGCCTAGTTTTAGGACGGGATCTTTACTGGGTTAAAATCATGGTCAAATAGAGTTGGATAGAGTTTCAGATTAGATTGATATGATCGAATTTTTGAGTTTTAGTCAGAATTGAATTTTTTGTCACTATTGTTGTTACTATTATGTTTGAGGCTTGGTTTTTTAGAACGGCTTATTTATGTTTGAGGGTCAGTTTTTAAGATTTATCATTTTAGGGTATGTTACTTCAAGTTCAAGTTCAAATTGTTTTAGGATGGGTCATTACGAGTTAAAATCACAGTCAAATAAAGTTGGATCGAGTTTAAGTTTAGATTGATAGGATtgagttttttattttagtcagAATTGAAATTTCTGTCACTATTGTTGTTACTATTATTGCTTACTAAGGGTTGAAATTTTGGAGCTTTAGTTAGTGTTTTAGCTGCCAATtttagttaaaaatgtgtttttgattATCAATGTTACTATTTATGAGCTAGCTATGTTTACTTGTTCACATTAATGCTTCATTAGTTCATTTATCCGATTCAATTGCATGTAAGTGTGAATTTGTGTAACAAATATAATCATTACTATTCTTGGTAATGATGAATCCTATTTTATTTACTAATggttatatagatatatatatttgttattccTCATGTGCTTTATAGAAAACTGGTTAGGTGTCTTCATTATTATAAGTATTGAGATGTGAGTATGCTTAAGTCCTTTGTGAATGCTTTTTAGAATGAGTATATTGTGATGATTTGGTTGGAAATATAAATTGATGTTATCGGTTATGTCTTTGCTTCATGATGCAGTTCACATAAACCTTGCACCTATATTTGTATTCTTGTTGACGCATGTTGGCAGTAAAATTTTGGTAGATGTTGATAGAGTGGAGGTTTAATGTAATGAACAGGTTGGTGTTGCTGTTTCCCAAGATTGATGTCGATCCAGCAGATGGTTTTGTGACTGAGAATGAATTGATTGAGTGGAATTTGCAGCAGGCTATGAAGGAAGAGTGGTTCAGGAGTTTGAGGGAGATGGAAATTCATGACATAAACAATGATGGGTTAGTTTCATATGCAGAGTACGAAGCTCCCAGTTGGGTGAAGAATGGTCTGTGGTCTATACTCTACCATTATGCTACTAAATTATAGATCATGTTGTAAAACTAGTCCTTTGTGTTGGCTTTCCTTTTTTTGCTTTTAAGCTAAGTTCTTAG carries:
- the LOC121212275 gene encoding 14-3-3-like protein GF14 omega; this translates as MAKLTEQVERYEEMVKFIENAASAISHPDELSIKEHNLLCRIQERHHASVAPHGRSSPPSSRKRKRDYHRYLGEFKIGDDKKAVAENTLTGHKSNGTLMFQEL